A stretch of the Xyrauchen texanus isolate HMW12.3.18 chromosome 20, RBS_HiC_50CHRs, whole genome shotgun sequence genome encodes the following:
- the LOC127660303 gene encoding uncharacterized protein LOC127660303: MHNIQENVKNPPAELKKVTVRDAVRGAGAVRDTVRLARAVRDAVRGAGAVRDTVRGTGAVRDAVRGAGAVRDAVRLAGAVRDAVRGAGAVRDAVRLAGAVRDAVRGAGAVRDAVRLAGAVRDAVRGAGAVRDAVRLAGAVRDAVRGAGAVRDAVRLAGAVRDAVRGAGAVRDAVRLAGAVRDAVRGAGAVRDTVRGAGAVRDAVRLAGAVRDAVRGAGAVRDAVRGAGAV, translated from the exons ATGCATAACATTCAAGAAAATGTGAAGAATCCGCCAGCTGAGCTCAAGAAAGTAA cagtgagagatgcagtgagaggtgcaggagcagtgagagatacaGTGAGATTAGcaagagcagtgagagatgcagtgagaggtgcaggagcagtgagagatacaGTGAGAGGaacaggagcagtgagagatgcagtgagaggtgcaggagcagtgagagatgcagtgagattagcaggagcagtgagagatgcagtgagaggtgcaggagcagtgagagatgcagtgagattagcaggagcagtgagagatgcagtgagag gtgcaggagcagtgagagatgcagtgagattagcaggagcagtgagagatgcagtgagaggtgcaggagcagtgagagatgcagtgagattagcaggagcagtgagagatgcagtgagaggtgcaggagcagtgagagatgcagtgagattagcaggagcagtgagagatgcagtgagaggtgcaggagcagtgagagatgcagtgagattagcaggagcagtgagagatgcagtgagaggtgcaggagcagtgagagatacagtgagaggtgcaggagcagtgagagatgcagtgagattagcaggagcagtgagagatgcagtgcgaggtgcaggagcagtgagagatgcagtgagaggtgcaggagcagtgtga